A part of Streptomyces sp. NBC_01210 genomic DNA contains:
- a CDS encoding protein kinase domain-containing protein, which translates to MSQDGAQGRYAGGSVASGRYQLRDLLGEGGMASVYLAYDSALDRQVAIKTLHTELGREQSFRERFRREAQAVAKLSHTNIVSVFDTGEDELDGALMPYIVMEYVEGQPLGSVLQADIQQYGAMPADKALKMTADVLAALETSHEMGLVHRDIKPGNVMLTKRGIVKVMDFGIARAMQSGVTSMTQTGMVVGTPQYLSPEQALGRGVDARSDLYSVGIMLFQLLTGRIPFDADSPLAIAYAHVQEEPVAPSTINRSLTPAMDALVARALKKNPNERFPSAAAMRDECARVASAGQTGAPVIIGGAPASSGAGVGSAVFPPLDQSTPAPQSVQTPYQPGPYGPPTPTPAPAPTPQYGYPQTPAPASAYQTPAPVSAYQAPAPASSTPPPYTISPQPTTASGGSGGGKRNMPVIVGAIVVALLAIGGLITALALNKDDPGGGDNAGDDPSASQSAEAGALAPDRTRTIEATECSNATEDGNDPAKVQAPNLLYKDLLSVKDCLRAAGWTWKVTEENNPQYPKDAVILQYPSSGEAVVPKSQEFEITISTGKAG; encoded by the coding sequence ATGAGCCAGGACGGCGCACAGGGCCGCTACGCGGGTGGTTCCGTAGCGAGCGGCCGGTATCAGCTACGCGACCTGCTCGGCGAAGGCGGCATGGCCTCCGTTTATCTGGCGTACGACTCCGCGCTGGACCGCCAGGTCGCCATCAAGACGCTGCACACGGAGCTGGGTCGCGAGCAGTCCTTCCGCGAACGCTTCCGGCGCGAGGCGCAGGCCGTCGCCAAGCTGTCGCACACCAACATCGTGTCGGTCTTCGACACCGGCGAGGACGAGCTCGACGGCGCGCTGATGCCGTACATCGTCATGGAGTACGTCGAGGGCCAGCCGCTGGGATCCGTACTGCAGGCGGACATCCAGCAGTACGGCGCGATGCCGGCGGACAAGGCGCTGAAGATGACGGCCGATGTGCTGGCCGCGCTGGAGACCAGCCATGAAATGGGCCTGGTCCACCGCGACATCAAGCCCGGCAACGTGATGCTGACCAAGCGCGGCATCGTCAAGGTGATGGACTTCGGCATCGCGCGCGCCATGCAGTCGGGCGTCACCTCGATGACGCAGACCGGCATGGTGGTCGGAACGCCGCAGTATCTGTCGCCGGAGCAGGCGCTGGGACGCGGCGTCGACGCGCGGTCCGACCTGTACTCGGTCGGCATCATGCTGTTCCAGCTGCTGACCGGGCGAATCCCGTTCGACGCGGACTCACCGCTGGCGATCGCGTACGCGCATGTACAGGAAGAGCCGGTCGCCCCGTCGACGATCAACCGCTCCCTCACTCCGGCGATGGACGCGCTGGTCGCACGGGCGCTGAAGAAGAACCCGAACGAGCGTTTCCCGAGCGCCGCGGCGATGCGCGACGAGTGCGCGCGGGTGGCGAGTGCCGGGCAGACGGGCGCACCGGTGATCATCGGTGGCGCGCCGGCGAGCAGTGGAGCGGGCGTCGGCTCCGCGGTCTTCCCGCCGCTGGACCAGTCGACTCCGGCGCCGCAGAGCGTGCAGACGCCGTACCAGCCGGGTCCGTACGGGCCGCCGACTCCTACGCCGGCGCCGGCTCCCACGCCGCAGTACGGGTACCCGCAGACGCCCGCCCCGGCGTCGGCGTATCAGACGCCGGCCCCGGTATCGGCGTACCAGGCGCCTGCCCCGGCGTCCTCGACGCCGCCTCCGTACACCATCTCGCCGCAGCCGACGACGGCTTCGGGCGGCAGTGGTGGCGGCAAGCGGAACATGCCGGTCATCGTGGGCGCCATCGTGGTGGCGCTGCTGGCGATCGGAGGTCTGATCACGGCGCTCGCTCTGAACAAGGACGACCCGGGTGGCGGCGACAACGCGGGCGACGACCCGAGCGCGAGCCAGTCGGCGGAGGCCGGGGCCCTGGCCCCGGACCGTACGCGGACCATCGAGGCGACGGAGTGCTCGAATGCCACGGAAGACGGCAATGACCCGGCGAAGGTCCAGGCCCCCAATCTCCTCTACAAGGACCTCCTCTCGGTCAAGGACTGCCTGCGGGCCGCCGGCTGGACCTGGAAGGTGACTGAGGAGAACAACCCTCAGTACCCCAAGGACGCCGTCATCCTGCAGTACCCGAGCTCCGGCGAGGCTGTCGTACCGAAGAGCCAGGAGTTCGAGATCACGATCTCCACGGGCAAGGCCGGCTAG
- a CDS encoding protein kinase domain-containing protein — translation MAPEPEAGGGGVPDAADSWGIGGVVGDGRYRLTHRLGRGGMAEVFAAEDVRLGRTVAVKLLRSDLAEDPVSKARFTREAQSVAGLNHHAVVAVYDSGEDAVGGQTVPYIVMELVEGRTIRDLLLNAEAPPPEQALIIVSGVLEALAYSHQHGIVHRDIKPANVIITNSGAVKVMDFGIARALHGAQSTMTQTGMVMGTPQYLSPEQALGKAVDHRSDLYATGCLLYELLALRPPFTGETPLSVVYQHVQDIPLPPSEVSDVVPPELDGLVMRSLAKDPDDRFQSAEEMRGMVQYGLQMLEQQGSHTGSWNTGPVDMHDAAITPAMGMTGPTVIGHPVHGETSQSPILPPMNPNDGGYDGGHRDGRGGKRGGRAKAWLFAVLAVLAIAGGIAFAVDKANHSTDNQKHGTTVTPTPSKSQDSPTPSDEQTEQSEEPDTSTGGNQEPSRQPSYSDSSTPTDPGTPTDDPTTADPTEPTGEPTDVPTEPTDEPSSPGSTTGSGGDPGGTPGGQAGAPGDIGG, via the coding sequence ATGGCACCCGAACCCGAAGCAGGCGGCGGCGGAGTGCCGGATGCGGCGGACTCCTGGGGCATCGGCGGAGTGGTCGGCGACGGCCGCTACCGCCTGACGCACCGTCTCGGACGCGGCGGTATGGCCGAGGTGTTCGCGGCGGAGGATGTAAGGCTGGGTCGCACTGTCGCGGTCAAGCTGCTCCGCTCCGACCTCGCCGAGGACCCGGTCTCCAAGGCCCGCTTCACGCGCGAGGCGCAGTCGGTCGCCGGCCTCAACCACCATGCGGTGGTTGCCGTGTACGACTCCGGCGAGGATGCGGTGGGCGGTCAGACCGTCCCGTACATCGTGATGGAGCTGGTCGAGGGGCGCACCATCCGCGATCTGCTCCTCAATGCCGAGGCTCCGCCGCCCGAGCAGGCGCTGATCATAGTCTCCGGAGTACTCGAGGCACTCGCGTACTCGCACCAGCACGGCATCGTGCACCGCGACATCAAGCCGGCCAACGTCATCATCACCAACTCCGGTGCGGTGAAGGTGATGGACTTCGGTATCGCGCGAGCCCTGCACGGCGCTCAGTCGACGATGACCCAGACCGGCATGGTCATGGGTACGCCGCAGTACCTCTCCCCCGAGCAGGCGCTGGGCAAGGCCGTCGACCACCGCTCCGATCTGTACGCCACGGGCTGTCTGCTCTACGAACTGCTCGCGCTGCGACCCCCGTTCACCGGCGAGACCCCGCTCTCGGTGGTCTACCAGCACGTCCAGGACATCCCGTTGCCGCCGTCCGAGGTCTCGGACGTGGTGCCGCCGGAGCTCGACGGGCTGGTCATGCGCTCGCTCGCGAAGGACCCGGACGACCGGTTCCAGAGCGCGGAAGAGATGCGCGGCATGGTCCAGTACGGACTGCAGATGCTGGAGCAGCAGGGCAGCCACACGGGCAGCTGGAACACTGGTCCGGTCGATATGCACGACGCCGCCATCACGCCGGCGATGGGGATGACGGGGCCGACGGTGATCGGCCATCCCGTGCACGGCGAGACGTCGCAGAGCCCGATCCTGCCGCCGATGAACCCGAACGACGGCGGATACGACGGCGGTCACCGGGACGGTCGCGGCGGCAAGCGCGGCGGCCGCGCAAAGGCGTGGCTGTTCGCCGTGCTCGCGGTGCTGGCGATCGCGGGGGGCATCGCCTTCGCGGTGGACAAGGCGAACCACAGCACCGACAACCAGAAGCACGGCACGACGGTCACCCCGACCCCGTCCAAGTCGCAGGACTCGCCGACCCCGTCCGATGAGCAGACCGAGCAGAGCGAGGAGCCGGACACCTCCACGGGCGGCAATCAGGAGCCGAGCCGGCAGCCCTCCTACAGCGATTCGTCCACGCCGACCGATCCGGGGACGCCGACCGACGATCCGACGACGGCCGATCCGACCGAGCCGACCGGCGAGCCGACCGACGTGCCGACCGAGCCGACGGACGAGCCGAGCTCGCCCGGCAGCACAACGGGCAGCGGCGGCGATCCGGGTGGGACGCCGGGCGGCCAGGCAGGCGCCCCGGGCGACATCGGCGGCTGA
- a CDS encoding dihydrolipoamide acetyltransferase family protein, whose protein sequence is MTQDTSLRFREFKMPDVGEGLTEAEILKWYVQPGDTVTDGQVVCEVETAKAAVELPIPYDGVVHELRFEEGTTVDVGTSIITIDVAPGSGDAPAEAVVETPVAPAAEEEAEPKGRQPVLVGYGVAETSTKRRPRKPAAGQAVPAQPAAEAASTYYPQAAAAAAVQGELNGHGGTATAARPLAKPPVRKLAKDLGIDLATVTPTGPDGIITREDVHAAAAPAAAPAPAPVQAQPEPVQPVAVASVEAGARETRIPIKGVRKAIAQAMVGSAFTAPHVTEFITLDVTRTMKLVEELKADKDMAGLRVNPLLLIAKALLVAIKRNPQVNAAWDEANQEIVLKGYVNLGIAAATPRGLIVPNIKDAHAKTLPELAAALGELVSTAREGKTAPAAMQGGTVTITNVGVFGVDTGTPILNPGESAILAVGAIKLQPWVHKGKVKPRQVTTLALSFDHRLVDGELGSRVLADVAAILENPKRLITWA, encoded by the coding sequence ATGACTCAAGACACTTCACTTCGCTTCCGCGAGTTCAAGATGCCCGACGTGGGCGAGGGGCTCACCGAGGCCGAGATCCTCAAGTGGTACGTCCAGCCCGGTGACACGGTGACGGACGGCCAGGTCGTGTGCGAGGTCGAGACGGCGAAGGCGGCCGTCGAGCTGCCGATCCCGTACGACGGCGTGGTGCACGAGCTGCGCTTCGAGGAGGGCACGACCGTCGACGTCGGCACCTCGATCATCACGATCGATGTGGCGCCGGGCAGCGGTGACGCACCTGCCGAGGCCGTGGTGGAGACACCTGTGGCGCCCGCCGCCGAGGAGGAGGCCGAGCCCAAGGGCCGCCAGCCGGTCCTCGTCGGCTACGGCGTCGCCGAGACGTCCACCAAGCGCCGGCCGCGCAAGCCGGCCGCCGGGCAGGCCGTTCCGGCACAGCCGGCCGCCGAGGCCGCGAGCACGTACTACCCGCAGGCGGCCGCGGCCGCTGCGGTGCAGGGCGAGCTGAACGGCCACGGCGGCACGGCCACCGCGGCCCGCCCGCTCGCCAAGCCGCCGGTCCGCAAGCTCGCCAAGGACCTGGGCATCGACCTGGCGACGGTCACTCCGACCGGTCCCGACGGCATCATCACCCGGGAGGACGTCCACGCGGCCGCCGCTCCGGCCGCCGCTCCGGCGCCCGCGCCCGTACAGGCACAGCCCGAGCCGGTCCAGCCGGTGGCGGTCGCGTCTGTCGAGGCCGGTGCCCGGGAGACCCGTATCCCGATCAAGGGCGTACGGAAGGCCATCGCTCAGGCGATGGTCGGCAGTGCCTTCACCGCGCCGCATGTCACGGAGTTCATCACGCTCGACGTGACGCGGACGATGAAGCTCGTCGAGGAGCTCAAGGCCGACAAGGACATGGCGGGGCTGCGGGTCAATCCGCTGCTGCTGATCGCCAAGGCGCTGCTGGTCGCCATCAAGCGCAACCCGCAGGTCAACGCCGCCTGGGACGAGGCAAACCAGGAGATCGTGCTCAAGGGGTACGTCAACCTGGGCATCGCGGCCGCCACACCGCGAGGCCTGATCGTCCCGAACATCAAGGACGCGCACGCCAAGACGCTGCCCGAACTTGCTGCCGCGCTGGGCGAGTTGGTCTCCACGGCCCGCGAGGGCAAGACGGCGCCGGCGGCGATGCAGGGCGGCACGGTGACCATCACCAACGTCGGCGTCTTCGGCGTCGACACCGGTACGCCGATCCTGAACCCCGGCGAGTCCGCGATCCTCGCGGTAGGTGCGATCAAGCTCCAGCCGTGGGTCCACAAGGGCAAGGTCAAGCCGCGCCAGGTCACCACGCTCGCGCTCTCCTTCGACCACCGTCTGGTCGACGGCGAGCTGGGCTCCAGGGTGCTGGCGGACGTCGCCGCGATCCTGGAGAACCCGAAGCGGCTGATCACCTGGGCCTGA
- the pdhA gene encoding pyruvate dehydrogenase (acetyl-transferring) E1 component subunit alpha, with amino-acid sequence MTVESTAARKPRRSTKRVSAAKKPQSSEPQLVQLLTPEGERVEHPEYEIDLTPDELRGLYRDMVLTRRFDAEATALQRQGELGLWASLLGQEAAQIGSGRALRDDDYVFPTYREHGVAWCRGVDPTNLLGMFRGVNHGGWDPNTNNFHLYTIVIGSQTLHATGYAMGVAKDGADSAVIAYFGDGASSQGDVAESFTFSAVYNAPVVFFCQNNQWAISEPTEKQTRVPLYQRAQGYGFPGVRVDGNDVLACLAVTRSALERARRGEGPTLVEAFTYRMGAHTTSDDPTKYRADEERQAWEAKDPILRLRTYLENAGHADEAFFTSLDEESETLGKRVREAVRAMPDPDHLAIFENVYADGHALVDEERAQFIAYQASFAEEGN; translated from the coding sequence GTGACCGTGGAGAGCACTGCCGCGCGCAAACCGCGACGCAGCACCAAGCGCGTCAGCGCCGCGAAAAAGCCGCAGAGTTCCGAGCCCCAGCTCGTACAGCTGCTGACGCCCGAGGGTGAGCGCGTCGAGCACCCCGAGTACGAGATCGACCTGACCCCGGACGAGCTGCGCGGGCTGTACCGGGACATGGTCCTGACCCGTCGCTTCGACGCCGAGGCCACCGCTCTTCAGCGCCAGGGCGAGCTCGGACTGTGGGCGTCGCTGCTGGGCCAGGAGGCCGCACAGATCGGCTCCGGCCGGGCGCTGCGCGACGACGACTATGTCTTCCCGACCTACCGCGAGCACGGCGTCGCCTGGTGCCGCGGGGTCGACCCGACCAATCTGCTCGGCATGTTCCGCGGGGTGAACCACGGCGGCTGGGATCCGAACACCAACAACTTCCACCTGTATACGATCGTGATCGGCTCGCAGACGCTGCACGCCACCGGCTACGCGATGGGCGTGGCCAAGGACGGCGCGGACTCCGCCGTCATCGCCTACTTCGGCGACGGCGCGTCCAGCCAGGGCGATGTCGCCGAATCGTTCACCTTCTCGGCGGTCTACAACGCCCCGGTCGTGTTCTTCTGCCAGAACAACCAGTGGGCGATCTCCGAGCCGACGGAGAAGCAGACCCGCGTGCCGCTCTACCAGCGCGCGCAGGGCTACGGCTTCCCCGGCGTCCGTGTCGACGGCAATGACGTACTCGCCTGCCTGGCCGTGACCCGCTCCGCGCTGGAGCGGGCCCGCCGGGGCGAGGGCCCGACCCTGGTCGAGGCGTTCACCTACCGGATGGGCGCGCACACCACATCGGACGACCCGACGAAGTACCGGGCGGACGAGGAGCGTCAGGCCTGGGAGGCCAAGGACCCGATCCTGCGGCTGCGTACGTATCTGGAGAACGCCGGCCATGCCGACGAGGCGTTCTTCACGTCCCTGGACGAGGAGAGCGAGACCCTCGGCAAGCGGGTGCGTGAGGCGGTTCGGGCCATGCCCGACCCCGACCACTTGGCGATCTTCGAGAATGTCTACGCCGACGGGCACGCGCTCGTCGACGAGGAGCGCGCCCAGTTCATCGCGTACCAGGCGTCCTTCGCCGAGGAGGGCAACTAA
- a CDS encoding alpha-ketoacid dehydrogenase subunit beta, with protein sequence MAVQKLPLAKALNESLRKALETDPKVLIMGEDVGKLGGVFRVTDGLQKDFGEDRVIDTPLAESGIVGTAIGLALRGYRPVVEIQFDGFVFPAYDQIVTQLAKMHARSLGKIKLPVVIRIPYGGGIGAVEHHSESPEALFAHVAGLKVISPSNSSDAYWMLQQAIQSDDPVIFFEPKRRYWDKGEVDVDAIPGPLHKARVIRTGSDITLAAYGPMVKVCVEAAAAAAEEGKSLEVLDLRSMSPIDFDTVQTSVEKTGRLVVVHEAPVFYGSGAEIAARITERCFYHLEAPVLRVGGYHAPYPPARLEEEYLPGLDRVLDAVDRSLAY encoded by the coding sequence ATGGCCGTACAGAAGCTCCCGCTCGCGAAGGCGCTCAACGAGTCGCTGCGCAAGGCCCTGGAGACCGACCCCAAGGTCCTGATCATGGGTGAGGACGTCGGCAAGCTCGGCGGCGTCTTCCGGGTCACCGACGGACTGCAGAAGGACTTCGGCGAGGACCGGGTCATCGACACCCCGCTCGCCGAGTCGGGCATCGTCGGCACGGCGATCGGTCTGGCCCTGCGCGGCTACCGGCCCGTCGTGGAGATCCAGTTCGACGGCTTCGTCTTCCCCGCGTACGACCAGATCGTCACGCAGCTGGCGAAGATGCACGCGCGCTCGCTCGGCAAGATCAAGCTGCCGGTCGTCATCCGTATTCCGTACGGCGGCGGCATCGGCGCGGTCGAGCACCACAGCGAGTCCCCCGAGGCGCTCTTCGCGCATGTCGCGGGCCTCAAGGTGATCTCGCCGTCCAACTCCTCCGACGCGTACTGGATGCTCCAGCAGGCGATCCAGAGCGACGACCCGGTCATCTTCTTCGAGCCGAAGCGGCGCTACTGGGACAAGGGCGAGGTCGATGTCGACGCGATCCCCGGTCCGCTGCACAAGGCCCGCGTCATCCGGACCGGATCGGACATCACGCTTGCCGCGTACGGGCCGATGGTGAAGGTCTGTGTCGAGGCGGCCGCCGCGGCTGCCGAGGAGGGCAAGTCGCTGGAGGTCCTCGATCTGCGCTCGATGTCCCCGATCGACTTCGACACCGTCCAGACGTCGGTGGAGAAGACGGGCCGGCTCGTCGTGGTGCACGAGGCCCCGGTCTTCTACGGCTCCGGTGCGGAGATCGCCGCTCGTATCACCGAGCGGTGCTTCTACCACCTGGAGGCCCCGGTGCTGAGGGTCGGCGGCTACCACGCCCCGTATCCACCGGCGCGCCTCGAGGAGGAGTACCTCCCGGGACTTGACCGGGTGCTGGACGCCGTCGACCGCTCGCTCGCGTACTGA
- a CDS encoding phosphotransferase, producing MPRSSATAPPVGALLRRYQDTGEPLSCEPVTQGLLNRGYRLATTRGSYFLKHHLDGDRESIARQHRATQRLEALGVPVAPPVEDAHGDTVAVIGGRCYALHPWIDGRHRDGTQLTAVQSTRLGSLLGLVHTCLEQVMAVDSTERREYESADPEETFTLIDELLTLARAARPRDAFDALAERRLLERRALLELHADRRPPPASAGGWVHGDFHPLNLLYRGGEPAAIVDWDRLGVQPRAEEAVRAAAIFFVQPAGELELTKVRAYAQAYRRAAGADAAELAAAVHRVWWERLNDFWILRWRYQLHDRRADPQFPAASALAVWWTREYEAVCEAFAG from the coding sequence GTGCCGCGCTCATCTGCAACTGCCCCACCCGTCGGTGCACTTCTGCGCCGTTACCAGGACACGGGCGAACCACTCTCCTGCGAGCCCGTCACCCAGGGCCTGCTCAACCGCGGCTACCGGCTCGCCACCACCCGTGGCTCCTACTTCCTCAAACACCACCTCGACGGCGACCGCGAGTCCATCGCCCGCCAGCACCGCGCCACCCAGCGGCTCGAGGCCCTCGGCGTACCGGTCGCACCGCCCGTCGAGGACGCGCACGGCGACACGGTCGCGGTGATCGGCGGACGGTGTTACGCCCTGCACCCCTGGATCGACGGACGACACCGCGACGGGACACAGCTGACGGCCGTCCAGTCGACGCGGCTCGGCTCGCTCCTCGGACTCGTCCACACCTGTCTGGAACAGGTCATGGCGGTGGACTCCACAGAGCGGCGGGAGTACGAGAGCGCCGATCCCGAGGAGACCTTCACGCTGATCGACGAGCTGTTGACGCTGGCGCGCGCGGCCCGGCCCCGGGACGCGTTCGACGCGCTCGCCGAGCGGCGGCTCCTCGAGCGGCGGGCGCTGCTGGAGCTCCATGCCGACCGCAGGCCGCCGCCGGCATCCGCCGGGGGCTGGGTGCACGGCGACTTCCACCCGCTGAATCTGCTCTACCGGGGCGGCGAGCCGGCCGCGATCGTCGACTGGGACCGGCTGGGGGTGCAGCCGCGCGCCGAGGAGGCGGTACGGGCCGCAGCCATCTTCTTCGTCCAACCGGCGGGGGAGCTGGAACTGACAAAGGTACGGGCGTATGCACAGGCCTACCGGCGAGCGGCCGGGGCGGACGCGGCGGAGCTCGCGGCCGCGGTGCACCGGGTGTGGTGGGAACGGCTCAACGACTTCTGGATACTGCGCTGGCGCTACCAGCTGCACGACCGAAGGGCCGACCCGCAGTTTCCTGCGGCGTCGGCCCTGGCGGTGTGGTGGACGAGAGAGTACGAGGCGGTGTGCGAAGCCTTCGCGGGATGA